The genomic stretch ACAATGTCCCCGGTCTTGCATCGGTTTTGTCCAAGGCATACTTTACGCCTGGCCTTGCAGCACCTGCAGCACACCCACATACGGAGTTAACGACAATAAAGGTGGTTCCTTTATCATTTTTTAAGTGATTTTCTACATCTTCGGCAGTTTTAAATTCTTTAAAACCTACATCTGTTAATTCAGCACGCATTGGTGCTACTAATTCTTCAGGGTACATAATATCTTCAATTTAAATTAGTGCTTTTACATAAATCCTAGTTCCAACTTAGCTGCTTCGGACATCATGTCCTGCGAGTAGGGTGGATCAAAGGTAAGTTCTACTTCTACGTCGTTAATTCCTTGGATCTGCTGGATCCGGTCTTTTACTTCAGCAGGAATAGATTCTGCAGCAGGACAGTTGGGTGATGTCAGGGTCATTAATACATAAACGTTGTTCACAGGGAAGACACTGATTTCATAGATCAGTCCCAGTTCATAAACGTCCACAGGAATCTCTGGATCATATACCAATTTGATTGCCTGGACCACCTTGTCCCTAAGCTCAGGGATATTGGCAGGTTGTGCAGTTTGATTTTCTTCAGCCATAAATCTACACGTTTAGTTTTGATTGGTAAGCTATTGCGTATAACTTCATTTGTTTGATCATGGAAGCTAGACCATTGGATCGTTGGGAACCAATGATATTGCCCATGCCTATTTTTTCGATAAAGTAAAGATCCTCGTCTATGATTTCTTTTGGAGACCTACCTGAAAGTACCCTGATCAGTAAACTGATCAAACCTTTGGTAATGTCTGTATTGGAATCGGCTTTGAAGATGATTTTTTGGTCTTTTACTTCGGTGGTTAGCCATACTTTTGACTGGCAGCCTTTGATCAGGTTTTCGTCCAGTCTGGCTTCTTCGGGAAACTCATCCAATTGGTTTCCCAATTCCATGATGTAAAATATGGTCGACTCTCTGTCGCCTTCCAGAATAGAAAATTCGTCTATGATTTCTTCCTGAACTTGCTTGATGTCACTCATTTATTTTTCAATTTCGCAATTTTGCGGACACTTTCACAGAGCTTGTCCACTTCTTCTTTGGTGTTATAAACAGAAAAGGAAGCCCTTACAGTTCCCTCGATATCAAATCGATTCATCAGCGGCTGGGTACA from Echinicola soli encodes the following:
- a CDS encoding BrxA/BrxB family bacilliredoxin, coding for MYPEELVAPMRAELTDVGFKEFKTAEDVENHLKNDKGTTFIVVNSVCGCAAGAARPGVKYALDKTDARPGTLSTVFAGNDTEAVNKVRELCLPYPPSSPAMALFKDGELVHFIERHHIEGRNAQIIGEHLVEVFEHFCK
- a CDS encoding SUF system Fe-S cluster assembly protein, which encodes MAEENQTAQPANIPELRDKVVQAIKLVYDPEIPVDVYELGLIYEISVFPVNNVYVLMTLTSPNCPAAESIPAEVKDRIQQIQGINDVEVELTFDPPYSQDMMSEAAKLELGFM
- a CDS encoding SufE family protein, whose amino-acid sequence is MSDIKQVQEEIIDEFSILEGDRESTIFYIMELGNQLDEFPEEARLDENLIKGCQSKVWLTTEVKDQKIIFKADSNTDITKGLISLLIRVLSGRSPKEIIDEDLYFIEKIGMGNIIGSQRSNGLASMIKQMKLYAIAYQSKLNV